Genomic segment of Archaeoglobus neptunius:
TTTTCCATCGTTAACGGCATAAACGGAATATGTGTCGAGGCAAACGGCTGTGATATTATCAAAAACAAAATTGCAGGTTGCTCAACAGGGATAAGGATAGCGAATTCTGTCAACATGAGAATTAAATCCAACGTTGTGGAAGGTGGAATTCTAATCGAGAATTCAAGAAACGCCGCAATAGTTGAAAACAGGATTAAAGGAGAACTGTACCTCCGCCGTTCTTATGACAACCAGATTCTCTCAAACACGTTTTTTGATGGTGGGCTTGGGTTGTGGGAGAGCTGGAGAAACAGAGTAGAGGGAAACACAATAAATGGAAAGCCTCTTGTTTATCTCGAAAATGCAAAAGGTGAAATTGTGACCGATGCAGGGCAGGTAGTGGCTGTAAACTGCCGCAACTTAACTCTAAAAAATCTGAAAATTTCAAACGTTTCTACAGGAATTTTGATGTGGAACACAACCGGAAGCCTCATAGAGGGGTGTGAAGTGAAAAACTGCAGAATTGGAATCTCCCTGATTAATTCCAACGAGAATCTGTTCGTTTCAAATCTCGTTGAAGGGAACTGTTACGGAGTATATCTGATAGACTCGACTGGAAATGTCGTAAGGGATACAGCAGTGAGAAACAACACTTGCGATGTTTATTCAGACCAATTCAAAAAAATGGGCTTTTTTGAAAGTCCTGTTTTTATTCCTCTCGATGAAATAGAGCTTGAAGACGGGAGGAAGGTCAGACTTGTGGCCGAGGTTTATGGAGGGCCAGTTTCGGCAGACATCAAATCCATCATCTGCACCGAAGCTCAGAACCAGCTAATAGACGAGATTTCAAAGTTCTCTGAGGAAGTAAATTTCGACCACAAGGACCTCAACTCGGTTCTGGAGAGAACGATCAGAAATCCACAGCTAAAAAAAGAAATCGAGACACTGCTTGATATTATTGCCGATAAAATCCGCACTCCACTCACGGCCATCCTTCTAACACTCGAATCGTGGGGGGAGATTGATGAAGAAGTTGCCCTTTCTCTGATCAAAAAAAGTGCTGACAGGATAAAAAGATTTGTTGACAGTATCGGGAAGATGGTGGAGAGAAAATAACGCAGATTTTTGATGTGAACTTTATAATGGGTTGCTTCGAACTGGAAAAATAGGGTAATAATAAAATAAAAAAATTTACCAGTATCCCATCATCGGACAGCCGTGACCGCCGTAGTAGCCATACGGCACGTAATAGCCCTGCGGTTGCGTCTGATTTACATCGTATCCTTGGTAGCCCGGATATCCCATACCTCCGTACCCTGGCCCGTATCCGCCCATCATGGGCATGCCGTATCCACCGTATCCCATGTATCCCATCATTCCCCAGGGCATTGCAGCCGCAACATACAGCCCTGCAGCAACTGCAAGGGCCACCACGATTCCGACCTTCTTCCAGTCCATCTCACATCACCTCAAAACACTGTTAACGTCATGGGCAAAGTACCTTGTCAGTTAAAACGTCTATTTGAAAGGCTCCCCTTCATTTCAGAACGTTTCAATCGAGTCTGTGACGTTTCATTATCCGTATTGGCGTCCTTTACTGCCGTTATTAGTCTGAAAACGCTACCAAGCAGAAATATTTGCTTTTCAATCCGAAATCCTGCCTTTCTTATGTTTTTGTCAGTTCGCCTGTTTATCTCTGGCCCGAAAAACCTGAAAAGAGGATTGAGGATGTTGAAGATTGCTGCGAGGATTCTGTTTTCTGGCAGCATGTGCTCTAAAAAGTAGGCCTTCCCGCCCTTTTTCAGAACTCTATACGCTTCCTTCAATCCCCTGACCGGGTCGTCAACTGAGCAGAAAACGAAGGTCGAGTATACTATGTCGAAACTTTCGTCTTTAAAGGGCATGCGTTCAGCATCGGCAATTACGAGGTCAACGATTTTACTTCCACTTTTCTTCTTCGCCCTGGCAATCATCTTCTCGCTTATGTCTATCGCAACAAAGTGGTTGTTCCGGTAGAACGGAATGTTTTTCCCCGTTCCGACACCGATTTCGAGTATTAAAGAGTTCTCATCAGCTTTCATTTCATCGAAAAGCAGTTTCCTCCACCTTTTGAAGTTAATCAGTTCCATCGGAGATTCCATCAGGTCGTACAGTGGAGCTATTCTATTGTACCTTTTAACGTCACTCTTCATCATACCACATCTCCTCCTCATAGTTAATTGTATCATCCGGATCTCCCAGCCAGCTCGTTTTTCTTCGATTCAGTAGTGCGTAAACAATTATCAATCCTGCCACTACAACAATTCCCGGGTAGTACCAGAGACCCAGAAAAAATCCTTCCTTTGGTGGTGTAGCGATGATGTTCCTGCCGTATTTTTCCTGAAGTGCTGAGATCACTTCGTCTCTGCTTGCTCCCGATGAGAGCATGCTTT
This window contains:
- a CDS encoding NosD domain-containing protein, translated to MRVPDDSISINQAIKNAGPEEIILVRSGTYNETLYIDKPLILRSDGEVTVNGGGADCVLRIIADSVRVEGFSIVNGINGICVEANGCDIIKNKIAGCSTGIRIANSVNMRIKSNVVEGGILIENSRNAAIVENRIKGELYLRRSYDNQILSNTFFDGGLGLWESWRNRVEGNTINGKPLVYLENAKGEIVTDAGQVVAVNCRNLTLKNLKISNVSTGILMWNTTGSLIEGCEVKNCRIGISLINSNENLFVSNLVEGNCYGVYLIDSTGNVVRDTAVRNNTCDVYSDQFKKMGFFESPVFIPLDEIELEDGRKVRLVAEVYGGPVSADIKSIICTEAQNQLIDEISKFSEEVNFDHKDLNSVLERTIRNPQLKKEIETLLDIIADKIRTPLTAILLTLESWGEIDEEVALSLIKKSADRIKRFVDSIGKMVERK
- a CDS encoding class I SAM-dependent methyltransferase, whose protein sequence is MMKSDVKRYNRIAPLYDLMESPMELINFKRWRKLLFDEMKADENSLILEIGVGTGKNIPFYRNNHFVAIDISEKMIARAKKKSGSKIVDLVIADAERMPFKDESFDIVYSTFVFCSVDDPVRGLKEAYRVLKKGGKAYFLEHMLPENRILAAIFNILNPLFRFFGPEINRRTDKNIRKAGFRIEKQIFLLGSVFRLITAVKDANTDNETSQTRLKRSEMKGSLSNRRFN
- a CDS encoding cytochrome c-type biogenesis protein, producing MKKVAVLFLFFAIPTVYATALEDLEGDLFCACGCGKLLRNCDCEVSYRMRDEIKSMLSSGASRDEVISALQEKYGRNIIATPPKEGFFLGLWYYPGIVVVAGLIIVYALLNRRKTSWLGDPDDTINYEEEMWYDEE